Proteins from one Cicer arietinum cultivar CDC Frontier isolate Library 1 chromosome 3, Cicar.CDCFrontier_v2.0, whole genome shotgun sequence genomic window:
- the LOC101505747 gene encoding uncharacterized protein, whose amino-acid sequence MTMQSHLLVGPISISSHGGAAESNYLSAAPPTLPRRRRHPLITAASSSPSAINGGGDHYTVLGVARSADVAEIKRAYRLLARKYHPDVSKDSHAADLFKSIRHAYEVLSNETTRVQYDQELQFIHKPYREKWSYSPEFQDEVRSYRWAYMRHKMRNERYWEHYNVNEDYYNSEIDEKEDEGNLDEERGSFIEVLRSAFLSLLLFQTLGSHLSLTFSSLTALFDMKLDAGYKVGYIIAWILGGRGGIMLTLCLSFASWVCGKTSSSVVALFMVAMWVGSSLSRYAPLPQGALLTLIYMSIKLQSDQI is encoded by the exons ATGACAATGCAATCGCATCTTCTCGTGGGCCCCATCTCCATCTCTTCCCATGGAGGCGCTGCAGAATCTAACTACCTCTCCGCCGCGCCGCCCACCCTTCCTCGTCGTCGGAGACATCCCCTCATCACAGCAGCCTCCTCTTCGCCTTCGGCAATCAACGGCGGCGGTGACCACTACACTGTACTCGGCGTCGCCCGTTCCGCCGATGTTGCTGAGATCAAACGTGCTTATCGCCTCCTCGCTCGCAAG TATCATCCTGATGTTAGCAAGGATTCACATGCTGCCGATTTGTTCAAGAGTATCCGTCATGCTTATGAA GTACTATCCAATGAGACGACGAGAGTTCAGTATGATCAGGAACTTCAATTCATTCACAAGCCTTACCGAGAAAAATGGAGTTACAGCCCGGAATTTCAAGATGAGGTAAGAAGCTATAGATGGGCCTACATGAGGCACAAAATGCGTAATGAAAGATACTGGGAGCATTACAATGTCAATGAGGATTACTACAACAGTGAAATAGATGAGAAGGAGGATGAAGGGAATTTAGATGAAGAAAGGGGTTCATTTATTGAAGTACTTAGATCAGCATTCTTGTCCTTATTATTATTCCAGACACTAGGATCCCATCTCTCCCTTACATTTAGCAGTCTGACGGCATTGTTTGATATGAAATTAGATGCTGGCTATAAAGTTGGTTATATAATAGCATGGATTTTGGGTGGGAGGGGCGGCATAATGTTAACATTGTGCTTGTCATTTGCAAGTTGGGTTTGTGGGAAAACAAGTAGTAGTGTGGTTGCACTATTTATGGTAGCCATGTGGGTTGGCTCTTCCCTTTCAAGGTATGCACCACTTCCCCAGGGTGCTCTGTTAACACTTATCTACATGTCCATTAAGCTGCAATCTGACCAAATATAA
- the LOC101506382 gene encoding glutamate dehydrogenase 1: MNALAATNRNFKLASRLLGLDSKLEKSLLIPFREIKVECTIPKDDGTLQSYVGFRVQHDNARGPMKGGIRYHPEVDPDEVNALAQLMTWKTAVANIPYGGAKGGIGCNPSELSISELERLTRVFTQKIHDLIGTHTDVPAPDMGTGPQTMAWILDEYSKFHGYSPAVVTGKPIDLGGSLGRDAATGRGVLFATEALLNEYGKTVSGQRFVIQGFGNVGSWAAQLIDEKGGKVVAVSDITGAIKNSKGLDIPSLLKHTKEHRGVKGFHGGDSIDPSSILVEDCDVLIPAALGGVINRENANEIKAKFIVEAANHPTDPDADEILKKKGVVILPDIYANSGGVTVSYFEWVQNIQGFMWDEEKVNNELKTYMTKAFKDVKEMCKTHECDLRMGAFSLAVNRVARATVLRGWEA, encoded by the exons ATGAATGCATTAGCAGCTACCAACAGGAATTTTAAGTTAGCTTCTAGGCTTTTGGGATTGGATTCAAAGCTTGAGAAAAGTTTATTAATTCCATTCAGAGAAATCAAG GTTGAATGTACTATACCTAAAGACGACGGCACGTTGCAATCTTATGTTGGATTCAGAGTTCAACATGATAATGCTAGAGGTCCTATGAAAGGAGGAATCAGATACCATCCTGAG GTTGATCCTGATGAAGTGAATGCATTAGCACAACTAATGACATGGAAAACAGCTGTAGCAAATATACCATATGGTGGTGCCAAAGGAGGGATAGGGTGTAACCCTTCAGAATTAAGTATATCTGAGTTAGAGAGACTTACCAGAGTTTTTACTCAGAAAATTCATGATCTCATTGGAACTCACACCGATGTGCCTGCACCTGATATGGGAACTGGACCACAG ACCATGGCATGGATACTAGAtgaatattcaaaatttcatGGCTACTCTCCTGCAGTAGTGACCGGAAAACCTATT GATCTTGGTGGATCTCTAGGTAGAGATGCAGCTACAGGAAGAGGAGTCCTGTTTGCAACAGAAGCTTTGCTTAATGAGTATGGAAAGACTGTATCTGGACAACGGTTTGTCATTCAG GGTTTTGGAAATGTAGGATCTTGGGCTGCACAATTAATTGATGAAAAAGGTGGAAAAGTTGTTGCTGTGAGTGACATAACTGGAGCCATAAAGAACAGCAAAGGTCTTGATATCCCAAGCCTACTCAAGCATACCAAAGAGCACAGAGGAGTAAAAGGATTCCATGGTGGTGATTCAATTGATCCTAGCTCAATATTGGTTGAAGATTGTGATGTTCTAATCCCAGCAGCTCTCGGGGGTGTCATCAATAG GGAAAATGCAAATGAAATCAAGGCAAAATTTATAGTTGAAGCAGCAAATCACCCAACTGACCCAGATGCTGACGAg ATTCTAAAGAAAAAAGGTGTTGTCATCCTCCCAGACATATATGCAAATTCAGGAGGTGTTACAGTTAGCTACTTTGAGTGGGTTCAG AACATCCAAGGGTTCATGTGGGATGAGGAGAAGGTGAACAATGAGCTAAAGACATACATGACCAAGGCTTTCAAAGATGTGAAAGAGATGTGCAAAACTCATGAATGTGATCTTCGAATGGGAGCTTTCAGCTTGGCAGTTAACCGTGTGGCAAGGGCTACTGTCCTTAGGGGTTGGGAAGCTTGA